From the genome of Populus trichocarpa isolate Nisqually-1 chromosome 15, P.trichocarpa_v4.1, whole genome shotgun sequence, one region includes:
- the LOC7474067 gene encoding uncharacterized protein LOC7474067: MTTLPPPPPSGVSPKTVEKAVNALLKWRSSTLNTQKPQLLEQDEFFYLILTLKKIPQKGVSRINAHKIPLPNSLINPLIEAPEICLIIDDRPKSGLNKDAAKKKIQNDNLPISKIIKVSKLKTDYRPFEAKRKLRDSYDMFFADKRVVPLLPKMLGKQFFKKKKIPVTLDLKHHNWKEQIDKACGSALLYLRSGTCSVVKVGRVSMSREEIANNVMAAINGIADIVPRKWGGVRSFHLKLLDSLALPVYQVVPDSKLKIDGGPKEQENDEGVVSVEEEKAKEGRVGKKKGRIQEVRYMDNNNNNNDNNGDGQVVDEVELGSDGEGDIDNDDDDDFEKVSDELLKKKRKKGDNKGKGEKKEQKVAKLKKEDGVKQKKVKNEDGIKQKKLKKGSLVSESGGMQVRGEKKKRLAA, translated from the coding sequence ATGACCACgcttccaccaccaccaccatctgGTGTTAGCCCCAAAACAGTGGAGAAAGCTGTGAATGCTCTTCTAAAATGGAGATCTTCCACATTGAATACCCAAAAGCCTCAATTACTCGAACAAGACGAGTTTTTCTACCTTATTCTAACCCTCAAAAAGATCCCACAAAAGGGTGTTAGCCGCATCAACGCCCACAAAATCCCTCTCCCCAACTCCTTGATCAACCCTTTAATTGAAGCCCCTGAGATCTGCTTAATCATCGATGACAGACCCAAGTCAGGCCTCAATAAAGATGCTGCCAAGAAGAAGATTCAAAACGACAACTTACCCATCTCCAAAATCATCAAGGTTTCCAAGCTCAAGACTGATTACCGTCCTTTTGAGGCTAAGAGGAAACTCCGTGATTCTTATGATATGTTCTTTGCCGATAAAAGGGTGGTTCCTCTCTTGCCTAAGATGTTAGGGAAACAGTttttcaagaagaagaagattccTGTGACTCTGGATTTGAAGCACCACAACTGGAAGGAGCAGATTGACAAGGCCTGTGGCTCTGCCTTGTTGTATCTGAGAAGTGGTACTTGTAGCGTGGTGAAGGTAGGGAGGGTTTCCATGAGTAGAGAGGAGATTGCCAACAATGTGATGGCTGCTATTAATGGGATTGCTGATATTGTGCCTAGGAAGTGGGGTGGTGTTAGGTCTTTCCATTTGAAGTTGCTTGATAGCTTGGCTTTGCCTGTTTATCAGGTAGTTCCTGATTCGAAGTTGAAGATTGATGGTGGTCCCAAAGAGCAGGAGAATGATGAGGGTGTCGTCTCCGTGGAGGAAGAGAAGGCTAAAGAGGGGAGAGttggaaaaaagaagggaaGGATACAAGAGGTTAGATAtatggataataataataataataatgataataatgggGATGGTCAGGTTGTTGATGAGGTTGAGTTGGGGAGTGATGGTGAAGGGGATatagataatgatgatgatgatgattttgaaaagGTCAGTGATGAACtgttaaagaagaagagaaagaaaggagataATAAAGGGAAAGGTGAAAAGAAGGAGCAGAAGGTAGCTAAGTTGAAGAAAGAAGATGGTGTCAAGCAAAAGAAAGTGAAGAATGAAGATGGTATCAAGCAGAAGAAGCTGAAGAAAGGTTCTTTGGTTTCAGAGAGTGGGGGAATGCAAGTGAGGggtgagaagaagaaaagattggCTGCATAA